In one window of Miscanthus floridulus cultivar M001 chromosome 12, ASM1932011v1, whole genome shotgun sequence DNA:
- the LOC136497792 gene encoding peroxidase 12-like, with translation MARSSSSRPVAAVQLLVAISALCAALSSATVTVNEPIANGLSWSFYDVSCPYVEDIVSWHVTEALRRDIGIAAGLIRIFFHDCFPQGCDASVLLSGPNSEQIEIPNRTLRPAALKLIDHIRAAVHAACGPTVSCADITTLATRDAVVASGGPLFDVPLGRRDGLAPASSDLVGTLPAPFFNVPKLIEAFKNRSLDKADLVALSGAHTVGRGHCASFSDRLPPNADDDTMDPAFRQKLAAKCASDPSGNVVSQVLDVRTPNAFDNKYYFDLIARQGLFKSDQGLINHPDTMRTAIRFALNQAAFFDQFTRSFVKMSQMDVLTGTAGEIRLNCSVRNTASVDISSSAQLDTAAGDDEGLAADA, from the exons ATGGCCAGGTCCAGCAGCAGCAGACCAGTGGCCGCCGTGCAGCTGCTGGTGGCCATCTCAGCGCTCTGCGCCGCCCTCTCGTCGGCCACGGTGACCGTGAACGAACCCATCGCCAACGGCCTCTCCTGGAGCTTCTACGACGTGTCCTGCCCGTACGTGGAGGACATCGTGAGCTGGCACGTCACCGAGGCTCTCCGCCGCGACATCGGCATCGCCGCCGGCCTCATCCGCATcttcttccacgactgcttcCCGCAG GGCTGCGACGCGTCCGTGCTCTTGTCGGGTCCCAACAGCGAGCAGATTGAGATACCCAACCGGACGCTGCGTCCCGCGGCGCTGAAGCTCATCGACCACATCCGCGCCGCCGTCCACGCCGCCTGCGGGCCCACGGTATCCTGCGCCGACATCACCACGCTAGCTACCCGGGACGCCGTCGTCGCG TCCGGCGGCCCCTTGTTCGACGTTCCTCTCGGGCGGCGCGACGGCCTGGCGCCGGCTTCGAGCGACCTGGTGGGCACCctgccggcgcccttcttcaacGTGCCGAAGCTGATCGAGGCGTTCAAGAACCGCAGCCTGGACAAGGCGGACCTGGTGGCGCTGTCCGGCGCGCACACCGTGGGCCGCGGCCACTGCGCCTCCTTCAGCGACAGGCTGCCGCCCAACGCGGACGACGACACCATGGACCCGGCGTTCCGGCAGAAGCTGGCGGCCAAGTGCGCCAGCGACCCTAGCGGGAACGTGGTGAGCCAGGTGCTGGACGTGCGCACGCCCAACGCCTTCGACAACAAGTACTACTTCGACCTGATCGCGAGGCAGGGGCTGTTCAAGTCGGACCAGGGCCTCATCAACCACCCGGACACCATGCGCACCGCCATCCGCTTCGCGCTCAACCAGGCCGCCTTCTTCGACCAGTTCACCAGGTCCTTCGTCAAGATGAGCCAGATGGACGTGCTCACCGGCACCGCCGGAGAGATCCGCCTCAACTGCTCCGTGCGCAACACCGCCAGCGTCGATATCTCATCATCAGCCCAGCTCGACACCGCCGCCGGCGACGACGAGGGGCTCGCGGCCGACGCGTGA
- the LOC136497054 gene encoding protein ROH1D-like, which produces MRGTMPATDSSSPAAAPLPSIGWSLRREQNQIHSFPPPPDDAFQRRAAELLTNLLAPPADDVLSLAWTRRLLDAFLLCLEEFRALLFVSGVSPAARPPLDRLVADFFDRTVKALDLCNAVRDGLDLVRQWRKHLAIAAAVLTSSSSSASASSPPLGEAQIRRARKALTDLTILMLDDRDGGGVVGQRNRSFCRPANATNEKASRGHGQGHHRRSSSGGSSGSGSSTHLRSLSWSVSRAWSAARQLQAIGGGLPVPRPQDNAATGGLASAVYTMGAVLFIVAFALVAAIPCQDRGLHVHFSVPRNLPCSGPITTLYERILDESKKKERKNSCGLLKEIHQIELSSRHLMEITDAAEFPFHEDKDTQVREAAQDLVQLCETIKEGLDPLEREVRQMFHRIVRTRTEILDCLSKPHGTQ; this is translated from the coding sequence ATGCGAGGCACAATGCCGGCCACCGATTcctcgtcgccggcggcggcgccgcttCCCTCCATCGGCTGGTCGCTCCGCCGGGAGCAGAACCAGATCCACTCCTTCCCGCCACCGCCCGACGACGCCTTCCAGCGCCGCGCCGCCGAGCTCCTGACCAACCTCCTCGCGCCCCCGGCCGACGACGTCCTCTCCCTCGCCTGGACGCGCCGCCTCCTCGACGCCTTCCTCCTCTGCCTCGAGGAGTTCCGCGCCCTGCTCTTCGTCTCCGGGGTCTCGCCCGCCGCGCGGCCCCCACTCGACCGCCTCGTCGCCGACTTCTTCGACCGCACCGTCAAGGCGCTCGACCTCTGCAACGCCGTCCGCGACGGCCTCGACCTCGTCCGCCAGTGGCGAAAGCACCTCGCCATCGCCGCAGCCGTCCtcacctcctcctcttcttccgcctccgcctcctcgccGCCGCTCGGGGAGGCCCAGATCCGCCGCGCCCGCAAGGCGCTCACCGACCTCACCATCCTCATGCTCGACGACAGGGACGGCGGGGGCGTTGTCGGCCAGCGCAACCGCTCCTTCTGCCGCCCTGCCAACGCCACCAACGAAAAAGCCTCCCGCGGCCACGGCCAGGGCCACCAccgccggagcagcagcggcgggagctccggctccggctccagcACCCACCTCAGGTCCCTGTCCTGGAGCGTGTCCCGGGCCTGGTCCGCCGCGCGCCAGCTGCAGGCCATCGGGGGAGGCCTGCCCGTGCCCCGCCCGCAGGACAACGCTGCCACGGGAGGCCTTGCCTCGGCAGTCTACACCATGGGCGCCGTGCTCTTCATCGTCGCCTTCGCGCTCGTCGCCGCCATCCCGTGCCAGGACCGCGGCCTCCACGTGCATTTCTCCGTGCCCAGGAACCTCCCCTGCTCGGGCCCCATCACCACGCTCTACGAACGCATCCTCGACGAGTCCAAGAAGAAGGAGCGCAAGAACTCGTGCGGCCTGCTCAAGGAGATCCACCAGATTGAGCTCTCCTCCAGGCACCTCATGGAGATCACTGACGCCGCCGAGTTCCCGTTCCACGAAGACAAGGATACCCAGGTGCGGGAGGCCGCGCAGGACCTAGTGCAGCTGTGCGAAACCATCAAGGAAGGGCTCGACCCGCTCGAGCGCGAGGTCAGGCAGATGTTCCACCGGATTGTGCGCACACGCACAGAAATCCTTGACTGCTTGAGTAAGCCACATGGCACCCAGTGA